The genomic segment GAAGCTCAATAGCGGTCTTGTCCAAGCTGGGGCCGCCAGCCTTCTTAACAGCTGCTGCAATATCTTCTACGGTGACAGAACCGAACAGTTTGCCCTTGTCAGAAGTGCGGACAGCGATGGACACGCCAGTGAGGTTCTCCAGCTGCTCTTTAACTTCGCGTGCGTGATCAAGGTCGCGAATGGCGCGAGCCTCACGAGCACGCCTAATGCTCTCTGCTTCCTTTTCAGCGCCACGGTTGGCGATGATGGCATAACCCTGAGGAAGCAGGTAGTTACGTCCGTAGCCGTTCTTAACCTCCACAATGTCGCCGGGGACACCGAGGTTATCAACGGCAGCGGTGAGGATCAGCTTCATGATCCCTGCCTTTCGTTGTTCATCCCACTGCAACGCCCGACGCTGCTACATCCAGCGTGGCAGTAGGCATAAAGTATGTGAAAAATCTGAATATCAGAACGGGGGTTCGTCGTCTGCTGGTCCACCAAACCCACCAGAAGCTGGTGCACTGTTCCACGGATCATTATCCGGTGCTTGCTGCTGCGGATTCCCGCCGCCAAAACCACCGGTATTTCCTCCACCACCAAAGCCGCCGTGGTTGGGTTGCTGTTGTTGGCCTTGGTTCATGGTGCCCTGGTTCATCTGGCCTTGGCCACCCATGGACTGTCCTCCGCCCTGGTTTCCGTACCCACCTTGGCCGCCACCGCGGGATGCCCGGGTGACTTGTGCGGTGGCAAAACTCAGGGAAGGGCCAACCTCATCAACCTCAACTTCAAAGATGCTGCGGCGCTCACCCTCACGGGATTCGTAGGAGCGCTGCCGCAGTCGACCCTGCACAATGACGCGCATGCCCTTTGATAGGGACTCGGCAACGTTTTCCGCTGCTTGACGCCACACATTGCAGGTGAGGTACATCGCCTCGCCGTCTTCCCATTGGCTTGTCTGCCGGTTGAAACGACGTGGGGTTGAGGCAATACGGAAGTTCGCCACCGCCGCACCTGCGGGGGTGAAGCGAAGCTCTGGGTCAGCAACCAAGTTGCCAACAACCGTGATTGATGTTTCTCCCTGTGCCATAACCTGTGTACCTCTTTCTACGACGTGGTGTGAACAGTGTATGTTGTGGTGTCCACTTTCCGGGGCAGGTGTTCTACCTACCAGTGTCCCGTATTAGCGGTCGCCTCGCAGAACTTTGGTGCGCAGAACATCATCGCTCAGGTTCAGCAGACGATCAAGCTCCTGCACAGTCGCAGACTCACATGTCAGATCGATGACAGCGTAGATGCCCTCATCTTTCTTATTGATCGGGTAGGCCAACCGGCGCTTACCCCAGATATCAACTTTTTCCACCTTGCCGTTTTCGTTACGGACAACTTCAAGGAACTTGTCCAGGGACGGGGCAACAGTGCGTTCGTCCTGGCTAGGATCAAGAATGATCATGATTTCGTATTGACGCACGGACCTCATCACCTCCTATGGTCTAGTACATGTTTCGGCCGTGCCCCTCGTGGGCACGGCAGGAGGGTCGTTGCGTCAGCAACCTCACAAAGATACACCACATCCACGTCAGGAAACAAAGAGGGTTGCCCAGAATACGGCAATGATCACGGGGATGACTGTGATGAAAAAGACTGCCGTACAGAAGAGCGTCCACACTAGCCGGGGT from the Corynebacterium durum genome contains:
- a CDS encoding single-stranded DNA-binding protein encodes the protein MAQGETSITVVGNLVADPELRFTPAGAAVANFRIASTPRRFNRQTSQWEDGEAMYLTCNVWRQAAENVAESLSKGMRVIVQGRLRQRSYESREGERRSIFEVEVDEVGPSLSFATAQVTRASRGGGQGGYGNQGGGQSMGGQGQMNQGTMNQGQQQQPNHGGFGGGGNTGGFGGGNPQQQAPDNDPWNSAPASGGFGGPADDEPPF
- the rplI gene encoding 50S ribosomal protein L9 encodes the protein MKLILTAAVDNLGVPGDIVEVKNGYGRNYLLPQGYAIIANRGAEKEAESIRRAREARAIRDLDHAREVKEQLENLTGVSIAVRTSDKGKLFGSVTVEDIAAAVKKAGGPSLDKTAIELPKRHVKNTGSYAVNVKLHGDIAATVNFEVVAA
- the rpsF gene encoding 30S ribosomal protein S6 — encoded protein: MRQYEIMIILDPSQDERTVAPSLDKFLEVVRNENGKVEKVDIWGKRRLAYPINKKDEGIYAVIDLTCESATVQELDRLLNLSDDVLRTKVLRGDR